The DNA sequence CGATGATGTTCACAAACAATCCTGGAGCAATGTAGTTGAAAAGCCTGGGGGAGATCACCTGTACACCGGTAAAGGCCAGGGGAGGTGCGGTTGACATGGGCAGCCTGGCGGGACCAAAAGCAGCAATGCGGTCGCCCTGTGACAGCCAGACGTTGTTGAATCGCGGATAATCATGGAGGACGAGGGTTGCCAGGGCTTCTGGATGATGTGCTTGATAAGTCGCGGCCAGATCAAGGTCAGTGACAATGTCGCCATTAATCACCAGGAATGGCGTCTCACCCAAAAATCCCGCAAGTTGTCGAATTCCCCCTGCGGTCCCCAAAATAACCGGTTCGTAACTGAGGTATATCTCCAGTTCGGTCGGGGTATTGGCCTCAAGGAAGGCCTTGATCTCATCCGCCCGATGGTGTGTGTTGATACCCACCCGGCGAAAACCGGCAGCGTGCAGTTGGGCCAAAATCAGACCTAAGAGGGGGCGATTAATGATCGGGAAGAGCGGTTTGGGAACCTGATAACTCAAAGGCCGAAGTCGGGTGCCCAGACCGGCTGCCAGAATTACCGCGGTAGGAGAAAAGTCAACAGTCATGCCCTAATCTTCGAAGTTGCGTCTACGTCTCCTTCAATTGGTAAGTTTCACAGCCCATAAGCCACCCGCCAACTTCGAAAACCGCTATGGACTTCTCATGACGCAGATCTGGAGGTCTACGCTACCGATCT is a window from the Desulfobacca acetoxidans DSM 11109 genome containing:
- a CDS encoding sugar phosphate nucleotidyltransferase; its protein translation is MTVDFSPTAVILAAGLGTRLRPLSYQVPKPLFPIINRPLLGLILAQLHAAGFRRVGINTHHRADEIKAFLEANTPTELEIYLSYEPVILGTAGGIRQLAGFLGETPFLVINGDIVTDLDLAATYQAHHPEALATLVLHDYPRFNNVWLSQGDRIAAFGPARLPMSTAPPLAFTGVQVISPRLFNYIAPGLFVNIIDVYRQAIAAGEVVAAHREEGFYWQDIGTPQDYLEIHRRLLAGELPVLANFLPPLTDPFLDAGAVLGPRVCCDGGVCLGAGVRVGEEAYLKNTVLWADTVVDPGVRLVDCLVGRGVRVRESAVARTLTGGPEPS